A window of Deltaproteobacteria bacterium GWA2_45_12 contains these coding sequences:
- a CDS encoding membrane protease subunit, stomatin/prohibitin gives MNGNNNDEIAELLNHIKKFIPNGKKKLILVALALGIVIAIVKSITVIPAGHVGLKDFFGKVSDKTLSAGLHLVNPLLKIHTFSIRTQEVTEQANVPSKEGLSVHLDVSLLSSLNPQKAAQVYKTIGPDYIRVVVVPQLRSVIRGVTAGYEAKALYTSEREAIANEMFSHLQGPLLERGITVEKVLLRSATLPAILATAIEKKLEAEQQSEQMKFVLNKETQEADRKRIEAQGIADFQRIVTTGLNDLFLRWKGIEATSKLADSQNSKVVVIGSGRDGLPIILGGQN, from the coding sequence ATGAATGGAAACAATAATGATGAAATTGCCGAACTACTCAACCATATTAAAAAGTTCATCCCCAATGGAAAGAAAAAACTGATCCTTGTGGCTCTGGCTTTGGGCATCGTTATTGCCATAGTCAAATCGATCACGGTCATCCCTGCGGGGCATGTGGGATTAAAGGATTTCTTTGGGAAGGTCTCGGATAAGACGCTTTCCGCTGGATTGCATCTGGTCAATCCCTTGCTCAAAATCCATACGTTTTCGATTCGGACACAAGAGGTGACGGAGCAGGCCAATGTCCCTTCCAAAGAAGGTTTGAGTGTTCATTTGGATGTTTCCCTCTTATCCAGCCTCAATCCTCAGAAGGCAGCCCAAGTTTACAAGACGATCGGGCCCGACTATATTCGAGTGGTGGTGGTTCCCCAACTTCGATCAGTTATCCGCGGGGTGACGGCCGGTTACGAGGCGAAGGCCCTTTACACCTCGGAGCGTGAGGCGATCGCCAACGAGATGTTCTCCCATTTGCAAGGACCCCTCTTAGAGCGGGGGATCACCGTTGAAAAAGTCCTTTTGAGGAGTGCGACCCTTCCCGCGATTCTCGCAACGGCGATCGAGAAAAAGTTGGAGGCGGAACAACAGTCGGAACAGATGAAGTTCGTTCTTAATAAAGAGACCCAAGAAGCTGACCGGAAAAGGATTGAGGCCCAAGGGATCGCCGATTTTCAAAGGATTGTCACCACCGGGCTTAATGATTTATTTCTTCGCTGGAAGGGAATCGAAGCCACCTCAAAGCTCGCCGATAGTCAAAACAGCAAGGTGGTCGTGATTGGAAGCGGAAGGGACGGATTGCCAATCATTCTCGGAGGACAGAATTAA
- a CDS encoding carboxymethylenebutenolidase: MTLTKQGMVDLFQKHVDAELQADLETTMATMTDNPHLMNIPVMMGGVGREGVRKFYGNHLVGKFFPPDVEMINVSRTVSEDQIVEELVIKFTHTTCIDWMLPGVAPTHKKVEIGLVVVVKFENDKIAHEHIYWDQASVLVQIGLLNPKNLPVSGVEGAQKILDPNLMLRFINS; the protein is encoded by the coding sequence ATGACTCTAACCAAACAAGGTATGGTGGATTTGTTTCAGAAGCATGTGGATGCGGAACTGCAAGCGGATCTTGAAACAACCATGGCGACCATGACGGACAACCCTCATTTAATGAATATCCCGGTGATGATGGGTGGTGTTGGAAGGGAAGGGGTGAGAAAATTCTATGGCAATCATTTGGTGGGGAAATTTTTTCCGCCGGATGTCGAAATGATTAATGTGTCGCGCACCGTGAGTGAAGACCAGATTGTGGAGGAATTGGTCATCAAATTTACACACACAACCTGCATTGATTGGATGTTGCCGGGTGTTGCCCCCACACATAAGAAAGTTGAAATCGGGTTGGTGGTGGTCGTCAAATTTGAAAACGACAAGATTGCCCATGAACATATTTATTGGGATCAAGCCTCTGTCTTGGTGCAAATTGGATTACTTAATCCGAAAAATTTACCCGTGAGCGGTGTCGAGGGCGCTCAAAAGATTTTGGATCCCAATCTGATGTTACGGTTTATCAATTCTTAA
- a CDS encoding peptidylprolyl isomerase, giving the protein MVTTPTGLKYDDVKPGTGTEALKGKTVSVHYTGWLDANGQKGTKFDSSVDRGQPFQFFLGGGQVIAGWDEGVAGMKVGGKRTLIIPANLGYGARGAGSVIPPNATLIFEVELLDVK; this is encoded by the coding sequence ATTGTCACTACACCCACAGGGTTAAAATATGATGACGTGAAACCGGGCACGGGAACCGAGGCCCTTAAAGGGAAAACGGTTTCGGTTCATTACACGGGTTGGCTGGATGCGAATGGACAAAAAGGAACCAAGTTTGATTCATCGGTAGACCGCGGGCAGCCCTTTCAGTTTTTCTTGGGCGGTGGCCAGGTGATTGCCGGTTGGGATGAAGGCGTTGCCGGCATGAAGGTGGGCGGCAAACGAACCCTGATTATTCCCGCCAATCTCGGCTATGGGGCCAGGGGTGCCGGGAGTGTCATTCCTCCCAATGCCACGCTTATTTTTGAAGTTGAGCTTTTGGATGTGAAGTAA